The Bdellovibrio sp. GT3 genome contains the following window.
GCGCTGACGATCTTGATCACCGATGTTGACGGTGCGACAAAAATTTTTGAAAAAGCAGTGAAAGAGTTTCCAACAGATTGGCCTATTCTCTACCGCGCGGCCTATCACTATATGTACGAAGTGAAAGACAACAAACGTGCAGCAGAACTTCTGATCCAGGCAGCAGATCATGGAGCACCTCCATGGACTCGGACTCTGGCGGGACGGTTGTACTCTGACTCCGGCAACCTTGATCTTGCAAAAAGCCTCCTTCAAAACATGAAGGACACAAACCAAGACGAGCACCTCATCAAACGCCTCGAAGACAAGATCCGCAGCATGGATCCTCAGTTTAAATAGCTCTCGCTTAACGCAAGTCGTCCGCAGGGCCTCTAAGTGCCCATTTTAAATCAATAATTCCTCTTTTTTGCATTCCGCGTTTGACGAATCCTAACAAAGCACCATATTTTTAATCGTTAATTCATAGCGCATATTGTTGAAAATGGACGAGTCATGGCCAAACGAGATTTTTACGAAATTCTAGGTGTCGAAAAAGGCGCCGATCAGGACACAATCAAAAAAGCGTATCGTAAGATGGCGATGCAGTACCATCCGGATAAAAATCCCGGCAACAAAGAGGCAGAGGAAAAATTCAAAGAAGCTGCCGGTGCCTACGAAGTTCTAAGTGATACACAAAAACGCGCGCAATATGATCGCTTCGGCCACGATGCATTCACTGGCCGCGGTGGTGGCGGTGGATTCCAGGATACGGAAGACATTTTCTCGCACTTCGGTGATATTTTCGGTGATTTGTTCGGTGGCGGTGGTCAACGTCAGCAGCGTCGCAATCGCAATGAACCGCGCCGCGGTTCTGATCTTCGCTACGTCACTGAGATCAATCTAAAGGATGTGATCTCGGGCCTTGAAAAAGAAATTGAATTCGATACCGATGAAAATTGCAAAGTCTGCAACGGCTCTGGGGCAGAGAAGGGTTCTCACCCGGAAACCTGCCACACTTGTGGTGGTTCAGGTCAGGTTGTGCGCTCGCAAGGTTTCTTTGCCATGGCTTCGACATGCCCAACCTGCCATGGTCAAGGCACTGTCGTAAAGAATCCATGCAAACCCTGCAAAGGCAAAGGGCGCACCAGCGTTCATAAAAAGATCCGCTTGAACATTCCTCCAGGTGTCGACACAGGAACTCGTTTGCGTGTGGCGACTGAAGGTGAGGGCGGTTACATGGGTGGCCAGCCGGGTGACCTTTATGTTGAGATTCGCGTAAAGCCTCACAACAAATTCGAACGTCGCGGTGATGACTTGATTGGCGAAATTTCTGTTCCTTACATCCAGATGCTTTTGGGTGGCGAGGTCGAAGTGCCAACGGTAACCGGCAAAGCAAACGTGGAAATCCCCAAGGGCTGTGAAAATGGCGATAACGTGAAACTTTCAGGTGAAGGCCTGCCTTCACTGCGCGGCAACCGTCGCGGTGATATTTACTATCATGTCAGCGTTGAGTTCCCGGATAAGCTTGGTAAAGAAGAAGAAAAACTTCTTCGTGAAATTGCCAAAGAAAAAGGCCTGAAAGTCAGCGGCGGCAAAAAGCTGTTCGGCTAGTTTTACCTAGTGCGGGTTCTCAGGATGGACCCGCATTCTGTTCATGTCGTGGGTTTCGTGAAATTCAGTGTAGCTCGGAACCACGCGTCCCCCATCTGATTCAAACCGCATTTCAGCCGCACGTATCTCACTTAAAGAGTGGCTGCGGTCTTCTTCTTCCATAACAGCGGCATGCAGGCGTCCTTCGGCATCTTTCGGAGAGATGTGATATTTCTCGGCCAGAAGATCAATGACGGCTTCTGCACTCTCATTCAGTGAGTTGAGCTCCTCGTCCGTAATTCTGTCCCAGCGGCGATGAACCGCTGACGTCACAGCATCCCAGTTTGAATCTTGGCTTTCTCTTGATTTGTCCATAACCACCTCGTTCTTATTCTACTCTTTTTGGGGCTCATGGAGTGTCTGTATTTCCTCATATCTATTGCGAGTTGTCTCCGATGTGACTGGGCAAAGTAAGTGAATTGCACCCACCATCGTCCGGTCGGTGGTTCACACGCCTTAAACAGGCATAAAATAAAGCTGCACGATAGAGGAGGCAGTTATGGCAACACGCGAGAATAAACAAGCAAGCAGTAGTCGTGAATCAGTCAACCGTGAACGGGATAGCTCTTTCCGGGCTGATAAAAAAGCTGGCAGCGAAAAAGTGGAACGCGAAGCGCGCACTGATGTTACGAAAAAAGGAACAGATAACTTACACTCTTCCAGAAAATCTGGGAGCCGTATGAGTGAAGATGAAGATGTTTTCTAGGGGCCGCGAACCAGCTTCCCATTGGGAAGCGCCATGCAGTCCCGACCAAGGGAGCCGATTCCAGAACTGAAGGACTTGGGCTCCCTTGGTGCATCTTGACTAAAGAGAAATCAGCTGACAGGGTGGATCCAGCAGAGGTGCGTATGAAGTATTTCGTGATCTTGATTATGGCGATTTCATTGAGTGGTTGCAGTTACTTTAAGGATCGTTATGGGCAAAAACCGGAAATTGATCTGGCAAACATTTACTTCCAAAACACCACACCTCTA
Protein-coding sequences here:
- the dnaJ gene encoding molecular chaperone DnaJ — encoded protein: MAKRDFYEILGVEKGADQDTIKKAYRKMAMQYHPDKNPGNKEAEEKFKEAAGAYEVLSDTQKRAQYDRFGHDAFTGRGGGGGFQDTEDIFSHFGDIFGDLFGGGGQRQQRRNRNEPRRGSDLRYVTEINLKDVISGLEKEIEFDTDENCKVCNGSGAEKGSHPETCHTCGGSGQVVRSQGFFAMASTCPTCHGQGTVVKNPCKPCKGKGRTSVHKKIRLNIPPGVDTGTRLRVATEGEGGYMGGQPGDLYVEIRVKPHNKFERRGDDLIGEISVPYIQMLLGGEVEVPTVTGKANVEIPKGCENGDNVKLSGEGLPSLRGNRRGDIYYHVSVEFPDKLGKEEEKLLREIAKEKGLKVSGGKKLFG